The Longimicrobium sp. genome has a segment encoding these proteins:
- the glgB gene encoding 1,4-alpha-glucan branching protein GlgB, protein MASATLLHDVNLILRAEHPDPFRVLGMHTVSIGGELRLVVRAFLPGATSAFLADEDGKDVAAMECGHPDGFFEALLPRGTSSFRYRLRVVWPGLDEPVLLADPFSYPALVSDFDLYLISEGTHLRLWEVLGARTMEADGVPGVRFSVWAPAAKRVSVVGEFNLWDGRRHPMRRHPAQGVWEIFIPGVAEGTAYKYEILPHQGPAFLKADPLAFSAELRPETSSVVADLTKYEWGDAEWMQKRREWDWCAAPMSVYELHPGSWRRRPEEDDRPLTWREMAAELPDYLCEMGFTHVEFLPVMEHPYDPSWGYQVTGYFAPTSRFGGPDDFRFLVDTLHQRGIGVILDWVPAHFPKDAHALRRFDGTALYEHADPRQGEHPEWGTQVFNFGRNEVRTFLVSNALFWLDEYHADGLRVDAVASMLYLDYSRGAGQWVPNKYGGRENIEAVEFLQQLNTTVRDRYPGTLMIAEESTAWPGVTQPAHLGGLGFHLKWNMGWMHDNLRFMSEQSIHRKYHFNLLTFSLMYAFSEKYVLPLSHDEVVHLKGSLLGKMPGDAWQKAANLRLMLGMMWGHPGKKLLFMGGEIGQVGEWNENRSLDWHLLGDPLHAGIQRWMADLNAAYQREPAFWETDFSHEGFEWIDFRDVEQTVLSFIRRATTSGQELVFVCNFTPVIRHQYHVGVPRAGRYREVLNSDAAAYGGSNVGNSGWVETVPLAVHGRGQSLPLTLPPLGILILQRED, encoded by the coding sequence ATGGCTTCTGCGACCCTGCTACACGACGTAAACCTGATCCTGAGGGCCGAGCACCCGGACCCGTTCCGCGTGCTGGGCATGCACACCGTGTCCATCGGTGGCGAGCTGCGCCTGGTGGTGCGCGCGTTCCTTCCCGGCGCCACCTCCGCCTTCCTGGCCGACGAGGACGGCAAGGACGTGGCGGCGATGGAGTGCGGGCACCCCGACGGCTTCTTCGAGGCCCTGCTGCCGCGCGGCACCTCCAGCTTCCGCTACCGCCTGCGCGTCGTCTGGCCGGGGCTGGACGAGCCCGTGCTGCTGGCGGACCCCTTTTCGTACCCGGCGCTGGTCAGCGACTTCGACCTGTACCTGATCAGCGAAGGCACCCACCTGCGCCTGTGGGAGGTGCTGGGCGCGCGCACCATGGAGGCAGACGGGGTGCCCGGCGTGCGCTTCAGCGTGTGGGCGCCGGCCGCCAAGCGCGTCAGCGTGGTGGGCGAGTTCAACCTGTGGGACGGCCGCCGCCACCCCATGCGCCGGCATCCCGCGCAGGGCGTGTGGGAGATCTTCATCCCCGGCGTGGCGGAGGGTACGGCCTACAAGTACGAGATCCTTCCCCACCAGGGCCCCGCGTTCCTGAAGGCCGACCCCTTGGCGTTCAGCGCCGAGCTGCGCCCGGAGACCTCGTCCGTTGTCGCCGACCTGACGAAGTACGAGTGGGGCGACGCCGAGTGGATGCAGAAGCGGCGCGAGTGGGATTGGTGCGCGGCGCCCATGTCCGTGTACGAGCTGCACCCCGGCTCGTGGCGGCGCAGGCCGGAAGAGGACGACCGGCCGCTGACGTGGCGTGAGATGGCGGCCGAGCTGCCGGACTACCTGTGCGAGATGGGCTTCACCCACGTGGAGTTCCTCCCCGTGATGGAGCATCCCTACGATCCGTCGTGGGGATACCAGGTGACTGGCTACTTCGCCCCCACCAGCCGCTTCGGCGGGCCCGACGACTTCCGGTTCCTGGTCGACACGCTTCACCAGCGGGGCATCGGGGTGATCCTGGACTGGGTGCCCGCGCATTTTCCGAAGGACGCCCACGCGCTGCGCCGCTTCGACGGCACGGCGCTGTACGAGCACGCGGACCCGCGCCAGGGCGAGCACCCGGAGTGGGGCACACAGGTGTTCAACTTCGGCCGCAACGAGGTGCGCACCTTCCTGGTGAGCAACGCGCTCTTCTGGCTGGACGAGTACCACGCCGACGGCCTGCGGGTGGATGCCGTGGCGTCGATGCTGTACCTGGACTACTCGCGCGGGGCGGGGCAGTGGGTGCCCAACAAATACGGCGGCCGCGAGAACATCGAGGCGGTGGAGTTCCTTCAGCAGCTGAACACCACCGTGCGCGACCGCTATCCCGGCACGCTGATGATCGCCGAAGAAAGCACGGCCTGGCCCGGCGTCACGCAGCCGGCGCACCTGGGTGGGCTGGGCTTTCACCTGAAGTGGAACATGGGGTGGATGCACGACAACCTTCGCTTCATGAGCGAGCAGTCCATCCACCGGAAGTACCACTTCAACCTGCTGACCTTTTCGCTGATGTACGCGTTCAGCGAAAAGTACGTGCTGCCGCTGAGCCACGACGAGGTGGTGCACCTGAAGGGCTCGCTGCTCGGCAAGATGCCGGGCGACGCGTGGCAGAAGGCCGCCAACCTGCGGCTGATGCTGGGGATGATGTGGGGCCATCCCGGCAAGAAGCTGCTGTTCATGGGCGGCGAGATCGGCCAGGTGGGCGAGTGGAACGAGAACCGCTCGCTGGACTGGCACCTGCTGGGCGATCCGCTGCACGCCGGGATTCAGCGGTGGATGGCGGACCTGAACGCCGCCTACCAGCGCGAGCCCGCGTTCTGGGAAACGGACTTCAGCCACGAGGGATTCGAGTGGATCGACTTCCGCGACGTGGAGCAGACCGTGCTGTCGTTCATCCGCCGCGCGACCACGTCGGGGCAGGAGCTGGTGTTCGTCTGCAACTTCACCCCGGTGATCCGGCACCAGTACCACGTGGGCGTGCCGCGCGCCGGGCGCTACCGCGAGGTGCTGAACAGCGACGCGGCGGCGTACGGCGGGAGCAACGTGGGGAACAGCGGCTGGGTAGAGACGGTTCCGCTGGCGGTGCACGGCCGCGGGCAGTCGCTGCCATTGACGCTGCCGCCTCTGGGCATTCTCATTTTGCAACGCGAAGACTGA